One Stigmatopora argus isolate UIUO_Sarg chromosome 12, RoL_Sarg_1.0, whole genome shotgun sequence genomic window carries:
- the wrnip1 gene encoding ATPase WRNIP1 isoform X1 has protein sequence MASDVTEKATNSVQCPVCDEDFTSDDINGHLDVCLLKSDSGNSRLCQESDGGPSKKKFCSEVAQKRSGGDPETSSSSSGVFSMFHQDKSKNSAQIDSNSAFPNTQPCGSAINKGLKRTFPSGLECSGARIKNEGVNLNATPTLCLRTLLTSNKPLAQLLRPTTLEEYFGQSKVVGEKTLLRSLLDCQEIPSFILWGPPGCGKTTLAHIIASNSKKKGTARFVMLSATSASVAEVREVIKQAQNELRLCKRRTILFIDEIHRFNKSQQDTFLPHVECGTVTLIGATTENPSFQVNSALLSRCRVLVLEKLSVEAMGSILDRALTAMGITVLAGNQADLKWSDNRGDGNELKVYIEQKALDTIAYLCDGDARTGLNSLQLAVQAQFNLTQPRPEGSTQEIVVKEEHIKEGLQRSHILYDRAGEEHFNCISALHKSMRGSDQNAALYWLGRMLEGGEDPLYVARRLVRFASEDVGIADTLALPQAVSAFQACHLIGMPECEVILAQCVVYLSRAAKSVEVYNAYKNVKACLRSHKGPLPPVPLHLRNAPTRLMKQLGYAKDYKYNPAFSTPVEQEYLPEELQGIDFFTWTPSEA, from the exons ATGGCGAGCGACGTGACAGAAAAGGCGACGAACTCGGTACAGTGTCCGGTTTGTGATGAAGACTTCACCTCCGATGATATTAATGGCCATCTCGACGTCTGTCTACTCAAAAGTGACTCCGGGAACAGTCGTTTGTGTCAGGAGTCTGACGGTGGGCCATCAAAGAAGAAGTTTTGCTCCGAAGTAGCGCAGAAGCGATCTGGTGGAGACCCTGAGACCTCTTCATCATCATCTGGTGTTTTCTCCATGTTTCACCAAGATAAAAGTAAAAATTCTGCTCAAATTGACTCGAATTCTGCATTCCCTAACACCCAACCATGTGGTAGCGCGATCAACAAGGGACTTAAACGCACTTTTCCGTCCGGACTCGAATGTTCGGGAGCACGAATTAAGAATGAGGGAGTAAACCTGAACGCAACACCCACTTTGTGTTTACGGACCCTTTTAACGTCAAATAAACCACTTGCGCAGCTATTGAGGCCCACCACGCTGGAGGAATACTTTGGTCAGAGTAAAGTTGTGGGTGAAAAAACCCTTCTCCGGTCCCTGTTGGACTGCCAAGAAATACCTTCTTTCATCCTATGGGGACCACCAGGATGTGGCAAG ACCACTCTGGCTCATATCATTGCCAGCAACAGCAAGAAAAAGGGTACGGCTCGTTTTGTGATGCTTTCCGCCACCAGCGCATCCGTGGCCGAAGTGCGAGAAGTCATCAAACAAGCGCAGAACGAGCTGCGGCTATGCAAGCGCAGAACCATCCTTTTCATTGATGAAATCCACCGCTTCAATAAATCCCAGCAG GACACGTTCCTTCCTCATGTTGAATGTGGAACAGTCACACTGATCGGCGCCACCACTGAAAATCCGTCCTTCCAGGTGAACTCAGCTCTGCTGAGCCGCTGCAGGGTGCTGGTCCTTGAAAAGCTCTCGGTCGAAGCGATGGGCTCGATCCTGGACCGGGCACTCACGGCAATGGGTATCACAGTGCTGGCAGGGAATCAAGCCGACCTCAAATGGTCGGATAACCGAGGGGACGGGAATGA GTTAAAAGTTTACATCGAGCAAAAAGCTCTGGACACGATCGCCTACCTGTGTGACGGTGATGCTCGGACTGGGCTCAACAGTCTGCAACTGGCCGTTCAAGCTCAGTTCAACTTGACCCAGCCTAGACCAGAAGGCTCCACCCAGGAAATTGTTGTGAAAGAAGAACACATCAAGGAGGGTCTCCAGAGGTCTCATATTCTTTACGATAGAGCAG GTGAAGAGCATTTCAACTGCATCTCAGCTTTACACAAGTCTATGAGAGGCTCTGACCAGAACGCTGCCCTCTACTGGCTGGGCCGCATGCTTGAAGGTGGGGAGGATCCGCTCTATGTAGCACGCAGGCTCGTCCGCTTTGCCAGCGAGGACGTGG GTATCGCAGATACCCTTGCTCTTCCTCAGGCTGTGTCTGCTTTCCAAGCCTGTCACCTCATTGGGATGCCTGAATGTGAG GTGATCTTGGCTCAGTGTGTGGTCTATCTCTCCAGGGCGGCCAAATCTGTGGAAGTGTACAATGCTTACAAAAATGTGAAGGCATGTCTGAGGAGCCACAAAGGTCCTCTGCCTCCTGTCCCCCTCCACCTGCGCAATGCACCCACCCGTCTCATGAAGCAATTGGGCTATGCCAAGGACTACAAATACAATCCTGCCTTTAGCACACCTGTGGAGCAAGAGTACCTGCCTGAAGAGCTTCAGGGCATTGACTTCTTTACCTGGACGCCATCAGAAGCATAA
- the wrnip1 gene encoding ATPase WRNIP1 isoform X2 has protein sequence MASDVTEKATNSVQCPVCDEDFTSDDINGHLDVCLLKSDSGNSRLCQESDGGPSKKKFCSEVAQKRSGGDPETSSSSSGVFSMFHQDKSKNSAQIDSNSAFPNTQPCGSAINKGLKRTFPSGLECSGARIKNEGVNLNATPTLCLRTLLTSNKPLAQLLRPTTLEEYFGQSKVVGEKTLLRSLLDCQEIPSFILWGPPGCGKTTLAHIIASNSKKKGTARFVMLSATSASVAEVREVIKQAQNELRLCKRRTILFIDEIHRFNKSQQDTFLPHVECGTVTLIGATTENPSFQVNSALLSRCRVLVLEKLSVEAMGSILDRALTAMGITVLAGNQADLKWSDNRGDGNELKVYIEQKALDTIAYLCDGDARTGLNSLQLAVQAQFNLTQPRPEGSTQEIVVKEEHIKEGLQRSHILYDRAGEEHFNCISALHKSMRGSDQNAALYWLGRMLEGIADTLALPQAVSAFQACHLIGMPECEVILAQCVVYLSRAAKSVEVYNAYKNVKACLRSHKGPLPPVPLHLRNAPTRLMKQLGYAKDYKYNPAFSTPVEQEYLPEELQGIDFFTWTPSEA, from the exons ATGGCGAGCGACGTGACAGAAAAGGCGACGAACTCGGTACAGTGTCCGGTTTGTGATGAAGACTTCACCTCCGATGATATTAATGGCCATCTCGACGTCTGTCTACTCAAAAGTGACTCCGGGAACAGTCGTTTGTGTCAGGAGTCTGACGGTGGGCCATCAAAGAAGAAGTTTTGCTCCGAAGTAGCGCAGAAGCGATCTGGTGGAGACCCTGAGACCTCTTCATCATCATCTGGTGTTTTCTCCATGTTTCACCAAGATAAAAGTAAAAATTCTGCTCAAATTGACTCGAATTCTGCATTCCCTAACACCCAACCATGTGGTAGCGCGATCAACAAGGGACTTAAACGCACTTTTCCGTCCGGACTCGAATGTTCGGGAGCACGAATTAAGAATGAGGGAGTAAACCTGAACGCAACACCCACTTTGTGTTTACGGACCCTTTTAACGTCAAATAAACCACTTGCGCAGCTATTGAGGCCCACCACGCTGGAGGAATACTTTGGTCAGAGTAAAGTTGTGGGTGAAAAAACCCTTCTCCGGTCCCTGTTGGACTGCCAAGAAATACCTTCTTTCATCCTATGGGGACCACCAGGATGTGGCAAG ACCACTCTGGCTCATATCATTGCCAGCAACAGCAAGAAAAAGGGTACGGCTCGTTTTGTGATGCTTTCCGCCACCAGCGCATCCGTGGCCGAAGTGCGAGAAGTCATCAAACAAGCGCAGAACGAGCTGCGGCTATGCAAGCGCAGAACCATCCTTTTCATTGATGAAATCCACCGCTTCAATAAATCCCAGCAG GACACGTTCCTTCCTCATGTTGAATGTGGAACAGTCACACTGATCGGCGCCACCACTGAAAATCCGTCCTTCCAGGTGAACTCAGCTCTGCTGAGCCGCTGCAGGGTGCTGGTCCTTGAAAAGCTCTCGGTCGAAGCGATGGGCTCGATCCTGGACCGGGCACTCACGGCAATGGGTATCACAGTGCTGGCAGGGAATCAAGCCGACCTCAAATGGTCGGATAACCGAGGGGACGGGAATGA GTTAAAAGTTTACATCGAGCAAAAAGCTCTGGACACGATCGCCTACCTGTGTGACGGTGATGCTCGGACTGGGCTCAACAGTCTGCAACTGGCCGTTCAAGCTCAGTTCAACTTGACCCAGCCTAGACCAGAAGGCTCCACCCAGGAAATTGTTGTGAAAGAAGAACACATCAAGGAGGGTCTCCAGAGGTCTCATATTCTTTACGATAGAGCAG GTGAAGAGCATTTCAACTGCATCTCAGCTTTACACAAGTCTATGAGAGGCTCTGACCAGAACGCTGCCCTCTACTGGCTGGGCCGCATGCTTGAAG GTATCGCAGATACCCTTGCTCTTCCTCAGGCTGTGTCTGCTTTCCAAGCCTGTCACCTCATTGGGATGCCTGAATGTGAG GTGATCTTGGCTCAGTGTGTGGTCTATCTCTCCAGGGCGGCCAAATCTGTGGAAGTGTACAATGCTTACAAAAATGTGAAGGCATGTCTGAGGAGCCACAAAGGTCCTCTGCCTCCTGTCCCCCTCCACCTGCGCAATGCACCCACCCGTCTCATGAAGCAATTGGGCTATGCCAAGGACTACAAATACAATCCTGCCTTTAGCACACCTGTGGAGCAAGAGTACCTGCCTGAAGAGCTTCAGGGCATTGACTTCTTTACCTGGACGCCATCAGAAGCATAA
- the wrnip1 gene encoding ATPase WRNIP1 isoform X3 yields MASDVTEKATNSVQCPVCDEDFTSDDINGHLDVCLLKSDSGNSRLCQESDGGPSKKKFCSEVAQKRSGGDPETSSSSSGVFSMFHQDKSKNSAQIDSNSAFPNTQPCGSAINKGLKRTFPSGLECSGARIKNEGVNLNATPTLCLRTLLTSNKPLAQLLRPTTLEEYFGQSKVVGEKTLLRSLLDCQEIPSFILWGPPGCGKTTLAHIIASNSKKKGTARFVMLSATSASVAEVREVIKQAQNELRLCKRRTILFIDEIHRFNKSQQDTFLPHVECGTVTLIGATTENPSFQVNSALLSRCRVLVLEKLSVEAMGSILDRALTAMGITVLAGNQADLKWSDNRGDGNELKVYIEQKALDTIAYLCDGDARTGLNSLQLAVQAQFNLTQPRPEGSTQEIVVKEEHIKEGLQRSHILYDRAGEEHFNCISALHKSMRGSDQNAALYWLGRMLEGGEDPLYVARRLVRFASEDVGIADTLALPQAVSAFQACHLIGMPECDLGSVCGLSLQGGQICGSVQCLQKCEGMSEEPQRSSASCPPPPAQCTHPSHEAIGLCQGLQIQSCL; encoded by the exons ATGGCGAGCGACGTGACAGAAAAGGCGACGAACTCGGTACAGTGTCCGGTTTGTGATGAAGACTTCACCTCCGATGATATTAATGGCCATCTCGACGTCTGTCTACTCAAAAGTGACTCCGGGAACAGTCGTTTGTGTCAGGAGTCTGACGGTGGGCCATCAAAGAAGAAGTTTTGCTCCGAAGTAGCGCAGAAGCGATCTGGTGGAGACCCTGAGACCTCTTCATCATCATCTGGTGTTTTCTCCATGTTTCACCAAGATAAAAGTAAAAATTCTGCTCAAATTGACTCGAATTCTGCATTCCCTAACACCCAACCATGTGGTAGCGCGATCAACAAGGGACTTAAACGCACTTTTCCGTCCGGACTCGAATGTTCGGGAGCACGAATTAAGAATGAGGGAGTAAACCTGAACGCAACACCCACTTTGTGTTTACGGACCCTTTTAACGTCAAATAAACCACTTGCGCAGCTATTGAGGCCCACCACGCTGGAGGAATACTTTGGTCAGAGTAAAGTTGTGGGTGAAAAAACCCTTCTCCGGTCCCTGTTGGACTGCCAAGAAATACCTTCTTTCATCCTATGGGGACCACCAGGATGTGGCAAG ACCACTCTGGCTCATATCATTGCCAGCAACAGCAAGAAAAAGGGTACGGCTCGTTTTGTGATGCTTTCCGCCACCAGCGCATCCGTGGCCGAAGTGCGAGAAGTCATCAAACAAGCGCAGAACGAGCTGCGGCTATGCAAGCGCAGAACCATCCTTTTCATTGATGAAATCCACCGCTTCAATAAATCCCAGCAG GACACGTTCCTTCCTCATGTTGAATGTGGAACAGTCACACTGATCGGCGCCACCACTGAAAATCCGTCCTTCCAGGTGAACTCAGCTCTGCTGAGCCGCTGCAGGGTGCTGGTCCTTGAAAAGCTCTCGGTCGAAGCGATGGGCTCGATCCTGGACCGGGCACTCACGGCAATGGGTATCACAGTGCTGGCAGGGAATCAAGCCGACCTCAAATGGTCGGATAACCGAGGGGACGGGAATGA GTTAAAAGTTTACATCGAGCAAAAAGCTCTGGACACGATCGCCTACCTGTGTGACGGTGATGCTCGGACTGGGCTCAACAGTCTGCAACTGGCCGTTCAAGCTCAGTTCAACTTGACCCAGCCTAGACCAGAAGGCTCCACCCAGGAAATTGTTGTGAAAGAAGAACACATCAAGGAGGGTCTCCAGAGGTCTCATATTCTTTACGATAGAGCAG GTGAAGAGCATTTCAACTGCATCTCAGCTTTACACAAGTCTATGAGAGGCTCTGACCAGAACGCTGCCCTCTACTGGCTGGGCCGCATGCTTGAAGGTGGGGAGGATCCGCTCTATGTAGCACGCAGGCTCGTCCGCTTTGCCAGCGAGGACGTGG GTATCGCAGATACCCTTGCTCTTCCTCAGGCTGTGTCTGCTTTCCAAGCCTGTCACCTCATTGGGATGCCTGAAT GTGATCTTGGCTCAGTGTGTGGTCTATCTCTCCAGGGCGGCCAAATCTGTGGAAGTGTACAATGCTTACAAAAATGTGAAGGCATGTCTGAGGAGCCACAAAGGTCCTCTGCCTCCTGTCCCCCTCCACCTGCGCAATGCACCCACCCGTCTCATGAAGCAATTGGGCTATGCCAAGGACTACAAATACAATCCTGCCTTTAG
- the wnt3a gene encoding protein Wnt-3a: MLERFGRTFWRMIFFGCFLFLLCGLTRVMASYPIWWSLAVGHQYSSLGTQPILCGSIPGLVPKQLRFCRNYVEIMPSVAEGVKIGIQECQHQFRGRRWNCTTINDNLAIFGPVLDKATRESAFVHAIASAGVAFAVTRACADGSATICGCDARHKGPPGEGWKWGGCSEDVDFGGMVSREFADARENRPDARSAMNRHNNEAGRTSLNDNIFLKCKCHGLSGSCEVKTCWWSQPDFRVIGDYMKDKYDSASEMVVEKHKESRGWVETLRPRYNYFKPPTEHDLVYYEGSPNFCDPNIETGSFGTRDRFCNLTSHGIDGCDLLCCGRGHNTRTERRKEKCHCIFHWCCYVSCQECIRVYDVHTCK, translated from the exons ATGCTGGAGAGGTTCGGTCGAACTTTTTGGAGGATGATATTCTTTGGATGTTTTCTCTTCTTGCTCTGCGGGCTCACGCGTGTCATGGCAAGTTATCCAATCTGGTG GTCACTAGCAGTGGGCCACCAGTACTCGTCATTGGGAACACAACCCATTCTCTGCGGCAGCATTCCAGGCCTGGTGCCCAAGCAGCTCCGTTTCTGCCGAAACTACGTGGAAATCATGCCCAGTGTGGCTGAAGGGGTGAAAATCGGTATCCAGGAGTGCCAACACCAGTTCAGAGGGCGGCGCTGGAATTGCACCACCATCAATGACAATCTGGCCATTTTTGGACCAGTGTTGGATAAag CCACTCGAGAGTCAGCGTTCGTCCACGCAATCGCTTCGGCTGGAGTGGCCTTTGCGGTGACCCGGGCATGTGCTGACGGCTCCGCCACCATCTGCGGATGCGACGCGCGTCACAAGGGCCCCCCTGGTGAGGGGTGGAAGTGGGGCGGCTGCAGCGAAGATGTGGATTTTGGCGGCATGGTCTCTCGAGAGTTTGCCGACGCCAGGGAGAACCGCCCCGACGCCCGCTCAGCAATGAATCGCCATAACAATGAGGCCGGCCGGACG TCCCTCAACGACAACATTTTCCTGAAGTGTAAGTGCCACGGGCTGTCGGGCAGCTGCGAGGTGAAGACATGCTGGTGGTCTCAGCCCGACTTCAGGGTCATCGGCGACTACATGAAAGACAAGTACGACAGCGCCTCGGAGATGGTGGTGGAGAAACACAAGGAGTCTCGCGGCTGGGTGGAAACTCTGAGACCCCGTTACAATTACTTCAAACCCCCAACAGAGCACGACCTGGTTTACTACGAAGGCTCACCCAACTTCTGTGATCCCAACATCGAGACGGGTTCGTTTGGCACACGCGATCGCTTCTGCAACCTGACGTCGCATGGCATCGATGGCTGCGACCTGCTCTGCTGCGGCCGTGGCCACAATACACGGACAGAGAGGCGCAAGGAGAAGTGCCACTGCATTTTTCACTGGTGCTGCTATGTCAGCTGTCAGGAGTGCATCAGGGTCTACGACGTTCACACCTGTAAATAA